TTAGGTGGTTCAAATGGCGCTTGATATAACCATTTGTGGTGCGAACCatgaaaagcatttttccaattggacGGTCGATAGAGCCTTCAATCCACTTTTGTTCCCTTGCATAATTACGAGCGTAGACCATTTAATTTGCGACGTACTTGGTAACCGATTGCTTGGCTTCGACAGGCTGCTCGAAAAGTTGACTTATTACGGTACGGATTGAGCGACCATGGATTAACTCGGCGCAAGATTTTCTGTAGGAATTTGGAGTGAACCTGTAAGAAACAATGTATTTAGTAACTGCTACTCGGACTGGTATACCGtctttgagtttttttttgactGAGAATTTGAACGTCTGAACGAAACGCTCTGCTAATCCATTGGATGCTGGATGGAACGGTGCTGTGGTAATGTGTTTTATTCCATGACGTTTGCAGAATTCCTCAAAGGCGTCAGCCGTAAGCTGCGGACCATTGTCGCTGACCATGGTTTTTGGATATCCTTCGATGGCGAATATCGATGATAGTGCAGCGATCGTGTTAACGGTTGTAGTGAACGACATTTGAACTACAAATGGGAACTGCGAGTAAGCGTCTACACAGATTAGCCACATGGATCGAGTATTGGGCCGGCGAAGTCGATATGGATTCGCTCCCACGCTGTTGTCGCTGTAGTCCAACTTTGGTAATCTTTCGGAGGAGCAGGATTGTTGCACTTGCAGATGCTGCATGACTGAGCAAGGCTTTTAATGTCTGCGTCGATTGTAGGCCACCAAACATGTTGTCTCAATGTCTTTCGTGTAACAGATTCAGGATACGCGCCTAAAGAGTTACTGGTATaggcaaagcaattttttgttgattgtgagggcaaatttttcgattaaaGTATGGTGATAATGCTTCCTCGCCTTGTTGAAGTTTTTCTGGCCATCCTACAGTAACATACCGTGGGACTTGTTTAAGAAGTTTGTCCTTTTTGATGTGGTTGCGAATGATCTCAGAATTGATCGGTGTTGACAGTTCCATTACGATGTGGCAGGCTTCTTCTTCGATAGGGCATCTGCGTTGCCATGAGCAGATGTAGAATGATAATGAATCTCAAAATTATAGGCCATGAGAATGATGGCCCAGCGCTGTAGCCTGTTTGACGTCATTAAAGGAAGATGCTTGCCTGGATTGAAAATAGTTACTAGTGGCTTATGATCCGTTATAAGGGTAAACTTTCTGCCGTTCAAATATCGGTGAAAACGTTTCACTCcgaatattataaaaagtccCTCTTTTTCGATTTGGCTGTATTATCCTGATGCTTGTCAAGCGTTTTGGATGCGAAAACAATAGGCCTCTCCTTGGAATCTTGTTGGATATGCGAAAGGACTACACCAATATCAAAAGACGATGCATCCGTCGCTAGGACTAGTGCTAGGTTTTCATCAAAATGTATGCTACATTTCTTTTACGAAGTTGGTTTAAAGGAGCGGCGTACTGAGAATAGTTCGGTTTAAAGTTACAATAGTAATTAACTTCCCCATGAATGCTTCTAATTGCTGCAGATTAGAAGGCGGACGCAACAGTTTAACAGCCTCCAAGCCTGAGATGTCTGAAAGAATCCCTTGAGCGCTGATTCTTCGTCCTAAGTACTCAATTTTGTTCTTGAAAAAGAAGCATTTCTCCTTTTTGCATCTAATACCGTTCTCACGAAGAATACTGAGAACTTGGTCGATTCCCTTTAGATGATGCTCGCTTGTAGGTGCTGAAATAATGATGTCATCTAAGTAGTTGCCACATCCTTCTACTCCTTTTTTTTGCTAGTGgtggtttaaagcatcgaaagccaactcggagctgtgatagcttaccgaagtctgggactctaacccagtaaaaactccaccccctccccgcttccccggcggtactgccgttaggtattacttcgccggggggggaatgccctaagggctctctaggatactatcctattggaatttcgcagcctttctgcaATGCgcgtttttttaagaactattgtggccatgttacatacagcggactaatttacttctgattcaagcataatttctaccaggttacaaacggctggcgtcctcccaacccttatgctcagatcttgacgttcattttcaaatctcggacagacaaacaatacgtgctctgcgtcttcattatccgactcgcagagtgggcagtgcggataacgttcatgcttaagcctattcaagtagtatttaaagcatccatgtcctgtcagcagttgcgttaagtaaaagtccacatgtccatgcatcctttccagccatctctgcaattctgggataagcttatgcttccatcgtcctttgctgctatttgtccatctctcctgccactttgcaatggtgagttgtctgcaccttttttcgtagggattctACAGtctcgacccctgtgctacctgcgcggatacccgctgactccactgctagctaacacagtctctgtacggaatcaccctcctgcagataactcccattttttgtggctcgggcccatatgggagcagcgtacatgagcgtcgatgtgacaacgctaaccagtaatctacgtcctggttgcctcggtccacgagtgttcgccataattcgcgaaatttctgccgcggttctgcctgccaaGGGGTGTGCTGATAACCATGATAGTTTTTGAATCCTCATCCAGTTCCATTTGAAGATAGGCATCCttaaaatcgattttgctGAACTGCTTGCGGTGACGGCTCTTGCAAAACTTTTGTATTGCTGACTGCTTTAAAAAGACACTTGCTTTGAAGTCTTTTATGACACCCATGGCTGGTTGGAACACTTCGTTGAACGTGCTGAAAAGGTCACATAATTCGTCTTCGTGCACCTCTTGAACGTTTGATACTTGCATGATATCAAAGCCGAAAACGTTGAATAAATCCATACCAAATAGATTGTTTGATGTCTCAATGTTCGCAACGATAACGACCACCTGCTTCTCTTTTTCACCACACTTTGCAACTGTGTGCAACTCCCCAAGCAATGGTATTGGTGTATGACCAAACGCAGTTAATACTCGGGAACATTTGAGTAATTAAGGCTTATTCAACAGCGAGTATGTAGTGGCGTTGATCACGGACGCTGTGGCTCCGGAATCCATTTGGAATTATATCACTTTGCTAGATCTATAAGAATCTTGTTCTCTGACACTTAACTTGACCTGTAAGACTGTTTACAGCTTCAATCGTTTCGATTTCGTTTGCTTCGGATTTGcgacttttttgcatttgccatttgctttTGTCTTGCTTCGACATGCATACAACAGCTATAAGTCCTTTTCTACCGCACTTGTGACATACGGCATCGCGAAACTTGCACTTCTTTCTGGCATGTTTGTGTCCACAACCAGAACATGATTTTAGCGAACTTTCGTTTGATTTGGCATCACTTTCAAACTACCaacaaatggttttttttataggtgtgAACTGCGTATATTGGGTCTTGCTTTTGCACTGTTTGAGGGCTGCCACGGTTTTTGTAGTTGTCTCATAGGTTTTTGCAACTATAAGCACATCTTCAAGAGTTGGCTGGGACTTCTGAAGAGCAGATGCACGGACGGCATCGTATGGTGTATGTACTATGATCTGATCtcgaatcatttcatttaaatttttagaagAACAACCGTTGGCATTACAGACGAATTGGCATTCCCGAGCGATCCCGCGCAAATCGGCAACCCACTCTCTGTGCGTTTGTGAATATGTCGTTCTGTGTCTGTGAGTTGcatgatttttcaataattcgaatatgtttatgccacaccacgaaagaaaataagccttttgctttatttctcAACTACCGAATGAGCGCAAAAATGCTCGGTTAACTGTTCAAGGTAATACCCCCAGTTTTGATTGTCTTTGTCGAATTTGTGGATTGGAGGACACGCAGATAATTCACCCGTGTGGGTTGAATCACCCTGCCCTAGATAAGCGTTTCCATCCATCATTGCTTGCATCCATTTGTGTTGCTGTTCCATAATGTCTTTTGTAAATGCTTTCTGTTGAGCAAGTATCGACTTGATCAAGTCATCATCTGCCGGCACCTTGATGAAAATCAACGACTACTCGACACGATTTATGCGATTTAACTGTTTTTATCTTTCGActaaatatttcacttttttcctcGTCGCCAATATGTTGGCTTCTCGTTGAGTTCTATTTTAGACTGCCAGATTATTAAAGTACTACCTACATAAAAGGTGTATAGAATGGAGGAATACAAAACAGATGTGAGATtaacaatatataacaaagagaatgaaatttgattgattaaaatattatttttatttaaaatgaaatcaaattaaaataaacattactATCCTCTTCCTTATTGATGTTTTGTAATTCtgaaactaaaatattattaatatttatataaaaaattatataaaactcactgtttttaaattaagttgaaGTATTATTTTGTTCTTTATTCATACTCTGTATTGGATTTAACaagaaaattggaaaaaacaatgaaagtaGAGTatttactaattaaaaaactttttttaatatactcgtatattctATAAACATTTCCTAAATCTATCCTTGCGAATTGTCcgagttttgtttttgtatttaaaattattatactaTTATTTGGTTTTATCTTCTTTACCGTATAGGGTCCTGTATATTTAaagttagttagttagttatggCTAGATCATGTGCCATAGAGGGAGTTGTGTTAAAGAAGTATACGAAGTATTGtagccatacatcccaatctgttttatcaactgagatatatgaccgtatgaactcgttaagtgttctgtggcttcgctcTACTGTTCCGACAGTCTGGTGATGGTGTgcagtagaatttatgtttctgatattttaatttttacataagtcttcaattattgaattcttaattctgttcccatgtccgtattgaacgtcttcattggaccgtacttctggttaaaatcttcaaatataacTTTGGCTATCGTTTTTGCACCTCTATTTGGAATTGGTATGCTACAAGGTATTTTGTTAAATCGCAGATTAAAGTAACTGCGTATTCATTCCCTTGTTCAGACTTAAGCAGTGGACTGATCGTGTCCACGATTATCCTGTCGAAAGCTGTTTGTGGTGTTTCAGTAATGGTTAATGGAGTCTTTGTATGCGTAGTTATTTTcgctttttggcattttagACATTTTTGTATGTAATTCTTAACATATCGAGTCATACCTTTCTAAAAGTAAtgtcttttgaccttggccaaagttttggtcatgccagtatgaccttcttgaattggttcatcatggtatgtagacataacagcttctttttctttttcagaatttattagggtcaccgggttgagtagcgctaccctcaatgattttaatgttttattgtgcactttcttgaaattatctattgaaacGTGTTCAAAGGTATTTTctcacggtgccactttgagttggctgattttatgtataccggcttgcgtctcaagcctttggaaaaactGATCTAAGTCACTCCATAGTAGTAGGATAATACGGTTCCTGGCTCActaggtaataaatcatgtcaaaaaagggggtgggggtgacccaaattagtcacgcatggttgaacacaggtgtcataatgacctaattagcataattaagtaataaatcatgtcaaaaaagggggtgggggtgaccataattagtcacgcatggttgcacacaggtgttataatgacctaattagaGTGGAGTGTTTTGTAATGTCTTGTCTTTTCTCACCCCAAAGGTGTGAATGTGTTTGTGTTTAGAGTGATCTTCACCCGAAAacggtgtatatttaattaggGTGATACCCGTTCATGTAACCTGTCTTTAGTCTTGTGGTCAGCAGGTGTTGATTTGAGGGATATTAGACCCCATTTTATGGGGGATGAAGTGTGAAAGAAGCGTGTGTTCGAGTTGTTCGAGAAGCTCCCCCGATCTTAAGCGAGCTTTAGCTCGTTCGAGAACCTCCCCCAAGTGTGAGCGTTAGATGGGGGAGGAAGTGTGAAACAAGCGTATCTTAAATGATTCAATTCAATAGAGGGTGGCTCTTattagaatatacacaaattagACAGGTTAGTTAGTCAAATACaagtcaaactatttttaattcccctGAAATTTCACGTTTATAGAGACTAGAAAACGGTTTCTTTCTaagttttcaaacattttatgtgattagaagaaatggggaaagtagttcagtttaagaaaactattcgAATCGTGCGTTACCTTTAAACATCTCCTGCGAGTCCTCCTTGAACCGCAAAGTTTTTTGCAAGAAACTaccatatacaaaaaaaaattacacaaagttttattttatgtaaaacaaacaatatcagTGAACTCCCACATCATCCTACACTACGTGGTTGACAAGTCAAAGttgacaactaaaaaaaatgttcattcaaaacaacaaaactattaaaaaaaaataaaataatggcaaTCTGTTGTGAGCCTATGGATggacgaattaaaaaaataccgtCAAAATTTAGAGGAAGAATAATTAactatgtattttaaaatctcaaaaaagATATTAATCAATCATCAAAATTTATGGAGGAAGTAGGAGAAGCTACCTACTTCTACAACTCACCTACTAACTCACCTCTACCCGTCTATCCGGGATCCATAAGAACTCTGAAGGTTTTCCGATGGAGTTGCTTGCTGG
The sequence above is a segment of the Drosophila biarmipes strain raj3 unplaced genomic scaffold, RU_DBia_V1.1 ptg000008l, whole genome shotgun sequence genome. Coding sequences within it:
- the LOC127011781 gene encoding uncharacterized protein K02A2.6-like, whose amino-acid sequence is MQHLQVQQSCSSERLPKLDYSDNSVGANPYRLRRPNTRSMWLICVDAYSQFPFVVQMSFTTTVNTIAALSSIFAIEGYPKTMVSDNGPQLTADAFEEFCKRHGIKHITTAPFHPASNGLAERFVQTFTPNSYRKSCAELIHGRSIRTVISQLFEQPVEAKQSVTKYVAN